In Brucella melitensis bv. 1 str. 16M, a genomic segment contains:
- the accC gene encoding acetyl-CoA carboxylase biotin carboxylase subunit — MFQKILIANRGEIALRVLRACKELGIKTVAVHSTADADAMHVRLADESVCIGPPPSRDSYLNIHQIVAACEITGADAIHPGYGFLSENAKFAEILEAHDITFIGPTASHIRIMGDKIEAKRTAKRLGIPVVPGSDGGVTDEVEAARIAKEIGYPVIIKASAGGGGRGMKVARSAEELPIALATARSEAGAAFGDDAVYIEKYLEKPRHIEVQVMGDGAGNAVHLGERDCSLQRRHQKVWEEGNSPALNAEAREKIGMICANACAELGYRGAGTIEFLYEDGEFYFIEMNTRLQVEHPVTEAITGIDLVHEQIRVAAGLGLSVKQKDIRFSGHAIECRINAEDPLTFAPSPGLITHYHTPGGLGVRVDSGVYSGYRIPPYYDSLTGKLIVHGRNRVECMMRLRRALDEFVVDGVKTTLPLFQDLISNQDIANGDYDIHWLEKYLANKSKNESA; from the coding sequence ATGTTTCAAAAGATACTCATAGCCAATCGTGGCGAAATCGCTCTTCGCGTGCTCAGGGCTTGCAAGGAGCTGGGCATAAAGACGGTCGCCGTTCATTCCACGGCAGATGCCGACGCAATGCATGTGCGCCTGGCAGATGAGAGCGTATGCATCGGACCGCCGCCCTCACGCGACAGCTATCTGAACATCCATCAGATCGTGGCCGCCTGCGAAATCACCGGCGCGGATGCAATTCACCCCGGCTACGGCTTCCTTTCGGAAAATGCAAAATTCGCCGAAATCCTTGAAGCCCATGACATTACCTTCATCGGCCCCACTGCTTCGCATATCCGCATCATGGGCGACAAGATCGAAGCCAAGCGCACCGCAAAGCGCCTCGGCATCCCGGTCGTTCCGGGTTCGGACGGCGGCGTGACGGATGAAGTCGAAGCAGCCCGTATCGCCAAGGAAATCGGCTATCCGGTCATCATCAAGGCTTCGGCCGGCGGCGGTGGTCGTGGCATGAAGGTCGCCCGCAGCGCGGAAGAGCTTCCGATCGCACTTGCGACGGCACGTTCTGAAGCTGGCGCGGCCTTTGGCGACGATGCGGTCTACATCGAAAAATATCTCGAAAAACCGCGCCATATCGAAGTTCAGGTCATGGGGGACGGTGCGGGCAATGCCGTCCATCTGGGCGAACGCGACTGCTCGCTGCAACGCCGTCACCAGAAGGTCTGGGAAGAGGGCAACTCCCCCGCCCTCAATGCGGAAGCGCGCGAAAAGATCGGCATGATCTGCGCCAATGCCTGCGCAGAGCTTGGCTATCGCGGCGCAGGCACGATCGAATTTCTCTATGAAGATGGAGAATTCTATTTCATCGAAATGAATACGCGCCTTCAGGTGGAACATCCGGTTACGGAAGCGATCACCGGCATCGATCTTGTGCATGAGCAGATTCGCGTTGCCGCAGGCCTTGGTCTTTCGGTGAAGCAGAAGGATATCCGCTTTTCCGGCCATGCCATCGAGTGCCGTATCAATGCGGAAGATCCGCTGACCTTCGCACCGTCACCGGGCCTCATCACGCATTATCATACGCCGGGCGGGCTTGGCGTACGCGTCGATTCCGGCGTTTATTCCGGCTATCGCATTCCACCCTACTATGACAGCCTGACCGGCAAGCTCATCGTGCATGGACGTAACCGCGTCGAATGCATGATGCGTCTGCGCCGCGCGCTGGATGAGTTCGTGGTGGATGGGGTAAAGACCACCCTGCCCCTGTTTCAGGATCTGATTTCCAATCAGGATATCGCCAATGGCGATTATGACATCCACTGGTTGGAAAAGTACCTGGCCAACAAGAGCAAGAACGAAAGCGCCTGA
- the aat gene encoding leucyl/phenylalanyl-tRNA--protein transferase, producing the protein MLLRAYATGIFPMAEEADDPEVFWVRPEKRGVIPLDGFHIPRSLQKTIRQGIFEIRLDSNFAGVIEGCASGTGERARTWINEPIRRAYAKLFEIGHCHTVEAWYEGKLAGGLYGVTLGRAFFGESMFTRKRDASKVCLAYLVQHLSRQGFVLLDTQFTTPHLERFGALEVPRKEYEEMLERALEGIARF; encoded by the coding sequence ATGCTTCTGCGGGCCTATGCCACGGGCATATTTCCGATGGCCGAGGAAGCGGACGATCCCGAGGTTTTCTGGGTTCGTCCTGAAAAGCGCGGTGTCATACCGCTCGACGGCTTCCACATTCCGCGAAGCCTCCAGAAAACCATCCGTCAGGGTATTTTTGAAATCCGGCTCGACAGCAATTTTGCGGGCGTCATCGAGGGATGCGCCAGCGGAACCGGCGAACGCGCACGCACATGGATCAACGAGCCGATCCGGCGGGCCTATGCGAAGCTGTTCGAGATCGGTCATTGTCACACCGTCGAAGCCTGGTATGAGGGCAAACTGGCCGGTGGCCTCTATGGCGTGACACTGGGGCGCGCATTTTTCGGGGAAAGCATGTTCACGCGCAAGCGCGACGCCTCGAAGGTCTGCCTCGCCTATCTGGTACAGCACCTGTCCAGACAGGGCTTCGTACTTCTCGACACGCAATTCACCACACCGCATCTTGAACGGTTCGGCGCGCTCGAGGTACCACGCAAGGAATATGAAGAAATGCTGGAACGGGCCCTTGAAGGGATCGCCCGGTTTTAG
- a CDS encoding DUF2155 domain-containing protein has protein sequence MRISVLTKHSSGVAGSGKDRIKRAAQIALITVLAGMGSLHAARAERISNPVAQFSGLDKITGRITTFDVYINETVQFGALQVTPKVCYSRTEDEAPRTDAFVTVDEITLDRKIRRIFTGWMFADSPGLNAVEHPIYDVWLKDCKQKSDVPPPNQRN, from the coding sequence ATGCGGATCTCCGTTTTGACGAAGCATTCTTCCGGCGTAGCTGGCAGCGGAAAAGACAGGATCAAGAGGGCAGCGCAGATTGCCCTGATCACGGTATTGGCGGGCATGGGCAGCCTGCACGCCGCCAGGGCGGAGCGTATAAGCAATCCTGTCGCTCAATTTTCGGGTCTGGACAAGATCACGGGGCGTATCACCACGTTTGATGTCTATATCAACGAGACGGTGCAGTTTGGCGCGTTGCAGGTGACGCCAAAGGTCTGCTATTCACGCACGGAAGATGAAGCGCCGCGCACCGATGCCTTCGTGACTGTGGATGAGATCACGCTCGACCGCAAGATCCGCCGTATTTTCACCGGCTGGATGTTTGCCGACAGCCCCGGTCTCAATGCCGTGGAGCATCCGATCTATGACGTCTGGTTGAAGGACTGCAAGCAGAAGTCCGACGTGCCGCCGCCCAATCAGCGCAACTAG
- a CDS encoding NADH:ubiquinone oxidoreductase subunit NDUFA12 → MKKFLTQVFTWWNGQTLGTRFHTWRKGERVGEDEFGNVYYQGGKDSEGRTRRWVIFNGYSEASTIPPGWHGWMHHRVDTPPSKEDYRPREWQKPHLQNLTGSPLAYRPKGSIALPGAQPAERPRVTGEYDAWTPGN, encoded by the coding sequence ATGAAGAAATTTCTTACGCAAGTCTTCACCTGGTGGAATGGTCAGACGCTCGGCACGCGCTTTCATACCTGGCGCAAGGGTGAACGCGTCGGTGAAGACGAATTCGGCAATGTCTATTATCAGGGCGGCAAGGATTCCGAAGGCCGCACGCGCCGTTGGGTCATCTTCAATGGTTATTCGGAAGCCAGCACCATTCCTCCCGGCTGGCATGGCTGGATGCATCATCGCGTAGACACGCCGCCAAGCAAGGAAGACTATCGCCCGCGTGAATGGCAGAAGCCGCATTTGCAGAACCTGACCGGTTCTCCCCTGGCTTATCGCCCCAAGGGATCGATTGCGCTTCCCGGCGCTCAGCCTGCGGAACGCCCGCGCGTCACCGGCGAATACGACGCCTGGACCCCCGGAAACTGA
- a CDS encoding GNAT family N-acetyltransferase produces MWVRSASEADLEAVHELLVSTWHATFDDLLGRETVNAVTGRWHSPAALKANLKKPYSEFIVADNGEGGINGMAFASQTEDGKASLHQLYVRPQIQFTGIGTMLLSEIEMAFPDVRTMRLEVIERNEKSVRFYERKGYVRVGRKEDWGDPNCKEPVLVMEKSLENWNM; encoded by the coding sequence ATGTGGGTTCGCAGTGCCAGCGAGGCCGATCTTGAGGCTGTGCATGAATTGCTGGTCTCAACCTGGCACGCGACTTTCGATGATCTTTTGGGCCGGGAAACGGTGAATGCCGTTACCGGCAGGTGGCATTCTCCTGCTGCCTTGAAAGCCAACCTGAAGAAGCCCTATTCGGAATTTATCGTTGCCGATAATGGTGAGGGCGGTATCAACGGAATGGCATTCGCCAGCCAGACCGAGGACGGCAAGGCCTCGCTGCATCAGCTCTATGTGCGCCCGCAAATACAGTTTACCGGCATTGGCACCATGCTGCTGTCAGAAATCGAGATGGCCTTTCCCGATGTCAGGACAATGCGGCTTGAAGTGATCGAGCGGAATGAAAAATCTGTCCGTTTTTATGAGCGTAAAGGTTATGTCCGCGTGGGGCGCAAGGAGGATTGGGGCGATCCCAACTGCAAGGAGCCCGTGCTTGTCATGGAAAAGTCGCTTGAAAACTGGAATATGTAA
- the gatB gene encoding Asp-tRNA(Asn)/Glu-tRNA(Gln) amidotransferase subunit GatB: MSIIDTRTPEPKRFISGATGDWEVVIGMEVHAQVTSESKLFSGASTAFGAEPNSNVSLVDAAMPGMLPVINLECVRQAVRTGIGLNAQINLKSVFDRKNYFYPDLPQGYQISQFKQPIVGEGKIMISVGPDNKGQFEDVEIGIERLHLEQDAGKSMHDQHPTMSYVDLNRSGVALMEIVSKPDLRSSDEARAYLTKLRTIVRYLGTCDGNMDEGSMRADVNVSVRRPGGEFGTRCEIKNVNSIRFVGQAIEYEARRQIAILEDGGVIDQETRLFDPVKGETRSMRSKEEAHDYRYFPDPDLLPLEFDQAFVDALAAKLPELPDVKKQRLVETLGISVYDASILVTEKAIADYYEAVAEGRDGKAAANWVINDLLGALNKAGKDIEESPISPAQLGAIIDLIKEGTISGKIAKDLFEIVWNEGGDPKKLVEERGMKQVTDTGAIEKAVDDVIAANPDKVEQAKAKPTLAGWFVGQVMKATGGKANPQAVNELVKSKLGIEE, encoded by the coding sequence ATGTCCATTATCGATACGCGTACACCTGAACCCAAACGCTTCATCTCTGGTGCGACCGGCGATTGGGAAGTCGTCATCGGCATGGAAGTCCATGCGCAGGTCACGTCAGAATCGAAGCTGTTTTCCGGCGCTTCCACCGCATTCGGTGCCGAGCCGAACTCCAATGTCTCTCTCGTGGATGCGGCCATGCCGGGCATGTTGCCGGTCATCAATCTGGAATGCGTGAGGCAGGCTGTGCGCACCGGCATCGGCTTGAATGCGCAGATCAATCTGAAGTCGGTCTTCGACCGCAAAAATTATTTCTATCCCGATTTGCCGCAGGGCTACCAGATTTCGCAGTTCAAGCAGCCGATCGTCGGTGAGGGCAAGATCATGATTTCGGTCGGCCCGGACAACAAGGGCCAGTTCGAGGACGTGGAGATCGGCATTGAGCGCCTGCATCTTGAGCAGGATGCGGGTAAATCCATGCACGACCAGCACCCGACCATGTCCTATGTGGACCTGAACCGTTCGGGCGTGGCGCTGATGGAGATCGTATCCAAGCCGGATCTGCGCTCGTCGGATGAAGCGCGCGCTTACCTCACCAAGCTGCGCACGATTGTCCGCTATCTTGGCACCTGCGACGGCAATATGGATGAAGGTTCCATGCGTGCTGACGTCAATGTTTCGGTGCGCCGTCCAGGCGGCGAATTCGGCACGCGTTGCGAGATCAAGAACGTCAACTCGATCCGCTTTGTCGGCCAGGCCATCGAATATGAAGCGCGCCGCCAGATTGCCATTCTGGAAGATGGCGGCGTGATTGATCAGGAAACGCGCCTGTTCGATCCGGTGAAAGGCGAAACCCGTTCCATGCGCTCCAAGGAAGAGGCGCATGACTATCGTTATTTCCCCGATCCGGACCTGTTGCCGCTTGAATTCGATCAGGCCTTCGTGGATGCGCTGGCGGCCAAATTGCCGGAACTGCCGGATGTGAAAAAGCAGCGCCTTGTCGAAACGCTTGGCATTTCCGTTTATGACGCCTCGATCCTTGTGACGGAGAAGGCCATAGCCGATTATTATGAGGCGGTTGCCGAGGGGCGCGACGGCAAGGCTGCCGCAAACTGGGTCATCAACGATCTTCTGGGCGCGCTGAACAAGGCGGGCAAGGATATCGAGGAATCGCCGATTAGCCCCGCCCAGCTTGGCGCCATCATCGATCTCATCAAGGAAGGTACGATTTCCGGTAAGATCGCAAAGGATCTTTTCGAGATCGTCTGGAATGAGGGTGGCGATCCGAAGAAGCTCGTTGAAGAGCGCGGCATGAAGCAGGTTACAGATACCGGCGCGATTGAAAAGGCTGTCGATGACGTCATTGCCGCCAACCCGGACAAGGTTGAGCAGGCCAAGGCGAAGCCGACGCTGGCTGGCTGGTTTGTCGGTCAGGTCATGAAGGCGACGGGCGGCAAGGCCAACCCGCAGGCCGTCAATGAACTGGTGAAATCCAAGCTGGGGATTGAGGAATAA